One part of the Ornithodoros turicata isolate Travis chromosome 2, ASM3712646v1, whole genome shotgun sequence genome encodes these proteins:
- the LOC135384672 gene encoding uncharacterized protein LOC135384672, protein MPTSDVSFSSIAIDHVTMPPSSSTKYILNVIDFATRFIAPAAVSSTSAQDVIKHLHQVFYNYGTPDHCLSDHGSAFESTEFKRFMRLHCVELHYSTAYRPEGNGLVERSNGTLLSVLRKICALEPLSWPKILHEAAFAINTSVNSSTSFIPFQLLFGYVHKIPLQLHRPIKQSDFAERILDVATQWSEAAQASQQEIYDRNHRPHNFSVGDLVWVKRQVPIQHGKLSPRFNGVYRLVEQLTPGTFKALRVSSYGSRLLNQPRMVHVSQIKTYNPPVSPVAIPEPNHDTQPADLGDTQASPLPSHSSSEHRPQRSRRRPSHLQDYELY, encoded by the coding sequence ATGCCGACGTCTGACGTCTCTTTCTCAAGCATTGCCATTGACCACGTCACCATGCCGCCCAGCTCGTCTactaagtacattttaaacgtCATTGACTTTGCAACTCGCTTCATTGCACCAGCTGCAGTTAGCTCCACTTCAGCACAAGACGTTATAAAGCACTTGCATCAGGTATTTTATAACTATGGTACACCAGACCACTGCCTCTCTGACCACGGCTCAGCCTTTGAGTCGACAGAGTTCAAGCGTTTCATGCGACTCCACTGTGTAGAGCTTCACTACTCCACAGCATATCGACCAGAAGGTAATGGCCTTGTCGAAAGAAGCAATGGGACTCTCCTCTCGGTCTTACGCAAAATCTGCGCTCTAGAACCCCTATCCTGGCCCAAGATACTTCACGAAGCTGCCTTCGCTATCAACACCTCAGTGAACTCAAGCACGAGCTTCATTCCATTTCAGCTGTTGTTTGGCTATGTGCACAAGATACCTCTGCAGCTCCATCGCCCCATTAAGCAATCGGACTTTGCTGAACGCATACTGGATGTTGCGACGCAATGGTCCGAAGCAGCCCAGGCTTCACAGCAAGAAATCTATGACCGCAACCACCGACCTCACAACTTCAGTGTGGGTGACCTTGTGTGGGTCAAACGCCAAGTACCCATACAACACGGAAAACTGTCACCTCGTTTTAACGGTGTGTACCGTTTGGTAGAACAGCTGACCCCAGGAACCTTCAAAGCTCTTCGTGTGTCAAGTTATGGGTCACGACTCTTGAACCAACCACGAATGGTGCATGTGTCACAGATCAAGACATACAACCCCCCAGTCTCGCCAGTCGCCATTCCAGAGCCCAACCACGACACACAACCGGCAGATCTTGGAGACACTCAGGCTTCTCCATTGCCTTCTCATTCGAGCAGCGAGCACCGCCCTCAACGTTCCAGGAGACGCCCATCTCATCTTCAGGACTATGAACTTTATTAG